In one window of Arthrobacter pascens DNA:
- the argJ gene encoding bifunctional glutamate N-acetyltransferase/amino-acid acetyltransferase ArgJ: MTVTAPLGFRAAGITAGLKASGKPDLALVVNDGPSKAAAAVFTSNRVAAAPVHWSRQVVSDGRVDAVVLNSGGANACTGPEGFQNTHSTAEKVAKVLEISATDVLVCSTGLIGEQLPMDKILPGIEAASTALSTDGGPEAALAIMTTDSVPKAALFIGMNGDGQEFTIGGIAKGAGMLAPGLATMLVVLTTDAEVAPELLDLALRDATRVTFDRADSDGCMSTNDTVVLLASGASGAVPSAEAFGAGLTQVCAELARKLIGDAEGASHDIAIRTFNAASERDAEIVSRSVARSNLFKAAIFGKDPNWGRVLSAVGTTDAVFEPDKLNVAMNGIQICRNGSIGDDRNLVDLEPREVHVEIDLQAGDAEATIWTNDLTHDYVHENSAYSS, from the coding sequence GTGACCGTTACAGCCCCCCTCGGATTCCGGGCTGCCGGCATCACTGCCGGACTGAAGGCATCCGGCAAACCCGACCTCGCCCTGGTAGTCAACGACGGACCCTCCAAGGCAGCCGCCGCCGTCTTCACCAGCAACCGGGTGGCAGCCGCTCCCGTCCACTGGTCACGCCAGGTTGTCTCCGACGGCCGGGTGGACGCCGTTGTCCTCAATTCCGGCGGTGCGAATGCCTGCACCGGGCCCGAAGGATTCCAGAACACCCACAGCACCGCCGAAAAAGTGGCCAAGGTGCTGGAGATTTCGGCGACCGACGTTTTGGTATGCTCCACTGGCCTCATCGGCGAGCAGCTGCCGATGGACAAGATCCTGCCAGGCATCGAGGCAGCCTCGACGGCGCTCAGCACGGATGGCGGCCCCGAGGCGGCCCTTGCCATCATGACCACTGACTCCGTACCAAAGGCAGCTCTGTTCATCGGCATGAACGGCGACGGCCAGGAGTTCACCATCGGCGGCATCGCGAAGGGTGCAGGCATGCTGGCCCCCGGCCTGGCCACCATGCTGGTTGTGCTCACCACTGACGCTGAGGTCGCTCCCGAACTGCTTGACCTCGCCCTTCGGGACGCCACGCGGGTCACCTTTGACCGTGCCGACTCTGATGGCTGCATGTCAACCAACGACACTGTGGTGCTGCTGGCTTCCGGTGCATCCGGCGCCGTGCCCTCTGCCGAGGCGTTCGGTGCCGGCCTCACCCAGGTGTGTGCCGAACTGGCGCGCAAACTGATTGGCGACGCCGAAGGTGCCAGCCACGACATCGCCATCCGTACGTTCAACGCGGCCAGCGAACGGGACGCCGAAATTGTCAGCCGTTCCGTCGCGAGGTCCAACCTCTTCAAGGCGGCCATCTTCGGCAAGGATCCCAACTGGGGCCGGGTCCTGTCTGCTGTGGGAACCACTGACGCCGTTTTTGAGCCGGACAAGCTCAATGTGGCCATGAACGGGATCCAGATCTGCCGCAACGGCAGCATCGGCGATGACCGCAACCTCGTGGACCTGGAACCGCGGGAAGTGCACGTGGAGATAGACCTTCAGGCCGGCGACGCGGAAGCCACCATCTGGACCAACGACCTCACGCATGATTACGTGCACGAAAACAGCGCCTACTCAAGCTAG
- the argB gene encoding acetylglutamate kinase has product MNTQTRETTSMTDARSKAGTLIEALPWIQRFAGTTMVIKYGGNAMVNDELRRAFAEDVVFLHHVGIHPVVVHGGGPQINAMLGRLGIESEFKGGLRVTTPEAMDVVRMVLTGQVGRELVGLINSHGPYAVGMSGEDGGLLRAVRTGTVIDGEEVDLGLVGEVVGVNPEGILDILAAGRIPVISTVAPEIEDDGGAGQGFQPDQRVQTTGQVLNVNADTAAAALAEALNASKLVILTDVEGLYANWPDRSSLISSLTASELRRLLPSLESGMIPKMQACLKAIDGGVEQAHIVDGRLPHSMLLETFTTAGIGTQVVPDGDVLNEAAGVTP; this is encoded by the coding sequence ATGAACACCCAGACCCGTGAGACCACGTCCATGACTGACGCCCGGAGCAAGGCCGGCACCCTGATCGAGGCCCTGCCGTGGATCCAGCGCTTCGCCGGAACCACCATGGTGATCAAGTACGGCGGCAATGCCATGGTCAACGACGAGCTGCGCCGTGCTTTCGCCGAGGATGTGGTCTTCCTCCACCATGTCGGGATCCATCCCGTGGTGGTCCATGGCGGCGGTCCCCAGATCAACGCCATGCTCGGCCGCCTGGGCATCGAATCCGAATTCAAAGGCGGGCTCAGGGTCACCACGCCGGAGGCCATGGACGTGGTCCGGATGGTCCTCACCGGCCAGGTGGGACGCGAACTCGTCGGCCTGATCAACTCCCATGGACCCTACGCCGTCGGAATGTCCGGTGAAGACGGCGGGCTCCTGCGCGCCGTCCGGACCGGCACCGTCATCGACGGCGAGGAAGTTGACCTGGGCCTCGTGGGCGAAGTGGTGGGCGTCAACCCCGAAGGCATCCTGGACATCCTGGCGGCCGGACGCATCCCCGTGATATCCACCGTCGCACCGGAAATTGAGGACGACGGCGGGGCCGGCCAGGGTTTCCAGCCGGACCAGCGCGTCCAGACCACCGGGCAGGTACTCAACGTCAACGCGGACACGGCAGCCGCTGCCCTTGCCGAGGCACTGAACGCGTCCAAGCTGGTCATCCTGACAGATGTTGAAGGCCTGTACGCCAACTGGCCGGACCGGTCCTCGCTCATTTCCTCGCTCACAGCCTCCGAACTGCGCCGGCTGCTGCCATCACTGGAATCGGGCATGATCCCCAAGATGCAGGCGTGCCTGAAGGCCATTGACGGCGGCGTTGAACAGGCGCACATCGTGGACGGCCGGCTCCCGCACTCCATGCTCCTGGAAACATTCACCACCGCGGGCATCGGCACGCAGGTGGTCCCCGACGGAGACGTACTCAACGAAGCAGCAGGAGTAACCCCATGA